The following is a genomic window from Marinococcus sp. PL1-022.
CCTGTGCAAAAGGATGCCCTGTGGCTTCAGCTGAGACGGAACAGTCCGGAAGGTCGGGAGCGCCTGAAGTCGCATCATTACATGAACAACTGGCTTGCCAAACAGGAAATAAAAGACCGGCCGGAGGCGGAAGGGATTTTCGTTAACGAAGAGGGATATGTTGCAGAAGGCATCGTCTCCAATATTTTCTGGCGGAAAAAAGATACCTTGTATACGCCGGCAGTGGAAACAGGTATTTTAAACGGCATTACCCGTCAATTTGTGATACAGTTAGCACATGAAAATGACTACGTTGTGGAGGAAGGATACTTTCTTCCGCAGGATATAGAAGCAGCAGAGGAAATGTTTGTTACGAATTCTATTCAGGAAATTGCAGCAGTGCGTGCCTTAGGGGATTATTATTTTCCAAGTTATTCAGCGGCCCGGCTGCTGCACAGCCGCTATCAGAACGAAAGAGAAAAAAAATAACAGCTGGCACGCCAGGGAGGAGAGAAAATGCGCAATCAGGTAATGCGATGGAAGAATTGGGAGCTTGATTTTTCCTTAAAGACGTTTGTCATGGGGATTTTAAATGTGACGCCGGATTCCTTTTCTGACGGAGGCCGGTACAGCGGGGTGGAGCAGGCTGTCGCGCAGGCAGAAAAGCTGGTGGAGGACGGAGCGGATATTATAGATATCGGCGGTGAATCCACACGCCCGGGAGCGGCATTTGTAGAGGCAGAAGAAGAGCAGCGGCGGATCGTTCCGGTACTCGAAGCCCTGAGGGACCGGATTGGCGTGCCTATCAGCGTGGATACCTATAAAGCTTCCACGGCCGAGGCAGCTCTCGGAGCCGGAGCGGATATCATTAACGATGTATGGGGAGCGAAAGCAGATCCCGGTATGGCCCGGGTAGCAGCTGAATACGATGTGCCGATAATTTTAATGCACAACCGTGATAATACGGAGTACCAGGATTTGATGCCTGACATGATTCAGGACGTTTATGAAAGCATAGCTATTTGCGAGCAGGCCGGAGTCAAGGAAGACCGCATTATTCTGGATCCCGGCATCGGCTTTGCAAAAACCTATGAGCAGAATCTCGAAGCGATGCGGAAGATGGATCAGTTTACGTCGCTTTCGTATCCAGTACTCCTTGGCAGCTCCCGTAAATCGCTCATATCAAAAACACTTGAGCTTCCTGCCCATGATCGTGTGGAAGGTACAGGCGCGACGGTGAGCCTGGGTATTGAACGAGGGTGCGATATCGTCCGTGTGCATGACGTCAAAGAAATGACGCGCGTAGCCCGGATGATGGACGCTATGCTCGGAGTAAGAAAGGAGCATTCGGTTGGATAAAATTCATTTGCAGGGAATGGAGTTTTACGCTTATCACGGGGTGTTTGAAGAGGAAAACAGGCTAGGTCAGCGCTTTCGCGTCAATTTAGTACTCGAAGCGGACTTAAAGCCGGCAGCGGCAGAGGATGACGTAGAAAAAAGCGTTAACTACGCCGAAGCATTTGAAGCAGTGAAAGAGGCCGTGGAAAACCAAACGTACCGGCTGGTGGAAACGATTGCTGAAAAAATTGCCGAAACAATATTTGAGCGTTTTAATATTGTGGAGCAGCTTCACGTGAAAGTGATCAAACCGGATCCGCCAATCCCAGGACACTACGATCATGTTGCCATTGAAATGACCAGGACTCGTCCAGAATGACCCAGGTTTTTATTGCACTGGGGTCAAACCTCGGGAAACGGGAGGAGTATTTAAAGCGGGCGGTCCTGGCTATGCAGCAGGAGAAACAGATGCAGCTGACAAAGCTGTCGCCGGTGTATGAAACCGCGCCGGTGGGAGTGACCGATCAGCCGCATTTTCTGAACATGGTTTCCGAATGGAGTACTGATTACGGACCGGAGAAACTGCTTGAGGCGCTTCACCGTATCGAGCATGAGCTTGAGCGCATACGTGAAGAACGGTGGGGGCCGAGGACAGTGGACCTTGACATTCTTATCTATGATGAAGAAAATATGAACAAGGAGCATTTAATTATTCCTCATCCCCGGTTAACTGAGCGGGCCTTTGTTCTTGTGCCGTTTTTTGATATTGCCCCGGACCGTTTTGTTCACGAGGACAAGACGGTTCGTTGGTATGTAAAAAAACTGCCGGAGAAGGAACGGGCCGATGTAGTATACTGGGGCGAGCTGTTAATAGACAACGACGACACGTAAAATAATAAAGCCAACACATAGGAGGTTGCTGTGGTGTTAAAAATTCGCGATATAGAAATGAATAACCCGGTGGTGCTTGCTCCGATGGCGGGAGTCAGCAACCCTGCATTCCGGCTGATAGCGAAGGAATTTGGAGCAGGACTGGTCTGCGCAGAAATGGTAAGCGACAAAGCAATACTGCACGAAAATGAAAAATCGATGCGGATGCTCTACGTGGATGAAAGGGAAAAGCCGCTCAGTCTTCAGATTTTCGGCGGGGACCAGGAAACGATGGCTGGGGCTGCTGAAGTAGTGGATCAGCATACGAATGCAGATATCATTGATATCAATATGGGCTGCCCTGTACCGAAAATCACTAAGTGTGATGCAGGGGCCAAGTGGCTGCTCGACCCGGATAAAAT
Proteins encoded in this region:
- the pabC gene encoding aminodeoxychorismate lyase yields the protein MHIDGEIKKAGEARLSVFDHGFMYGLGLFETFRVYNGHPFLLDAHMERLEAGAEELGIVFHYERKTVEAEIRQLLDANGLKDAYVRYNVSAGPGGLGIQTTPYLEPAIVIYMKPLPAAGAEPVQKDALWLQLRRNSPEGRERLKSHHYMNNWLAKQEIKDRPEAEGIFVNEEGYVAEGIVSNIFWRKKDTLYTPAVETGILNGITRQFVIQLAHENDYVVEEGYFLPQDIEAAEEMFVTNSIQEIAAVRALGDYYFPSYSAARLLHSRYQNEREKK
- the folK gene encoding 2-amino-4-hydroxy-6-hydroxymethyldihydropteridine diphosphokinase, which codes for MTQVFIALGSNLGKREEYLKRAVLAMQQEKQMQLTKLSPVYETAPVGVTDQPHFLNMVSEWSTDYGPEKLLEALHRIEHELERIREERWGPRTVDLDILIYDEENMNKEHLIIPHPRLTERAFVLVPFFDIAPDRFVHEDKTVRWYVKKLPEKERADVVYWGELLIDNDDT
- the folB gene encoding dihydroneopterin aldolase, whose amino-acid sequence is MDKIHLQGMEFYAYHGVFEEENRLGQRFRVNLVLEADLKPAAAEDDVEKSVNYAEAFEAVKEAVENQTYRLVETIAEKIAETIFERFNIVEQLHVKVIKPDPPIPGHYDHVAIEMTRTRPE
- the folP gene encoding dihydropteroate synthase — translated: MRNQVMRWKNWELDFSLKTFVMGILNVTPDSFSDGGRYSGVEQAVAQAEKLVEDGADIIDIGGESTRPGAAFVEAEEEQRRIVPVLEALRDRIGVPISVDTYKASTAEAALGAGADIINDVWGAKADPGMARVAAEYDVPIILMHNRDNTEYQDLMPDMIQDVYESIAICEQAGVKEDRIILDPGIGFAKTYEQNLEAMRKMDQFTSLSYPVLLGSSRKSLISKTLELPAHDRVEGTGATVSLGIERGCDIVRVHDVKEMTRVARMMDAMLGVRKEHSVG